The following coding sequences are from one Salvia hispanica cultivar TCC Black 2014 chromosome 3, UniMelb_Shisp_WGS_1.0, whole genome shotgun sequence window:
- the LOC125210109 gene encoding expansin-B6-like — protein MFTNRNHGFFSILITSLILNYSCFCVATKSINTTSRNSFSEAIATWYGAPTGAGSDGGACGLARDIQSHPYHGFVSAGNNKLYKSGAGCGTCYEVKCRYNKACSQRAIKVTITDECPGSCNDDGIHFDLSGKAFGALAYSGQEDNLRNAGKIMVQYRRVKCNYKSNIKFRIDSGSNPYYLAFVVGNLNGYGDVARVELKPSNSDWVPMQRSWGVTWKADLKDSQKGPFSIRIIGSINRASVIAYNVIPYNWKAGQYYYSSVNF, from the exons ATGTTTACTAATCGCAACCATGggtttttctctattttaatcaCTTCGTTAATCTTGAATTACTCATGCTTTTGCGTCGcaacaaaatcaatcaatacTACATCACGTAACTCCTTCTCCGAAGCTATTGCCACGTGGTATGGGGCCCCCACCGGAGCGGGAAGCG ATGGGGGAGCTTGTGGTTTGGCACGTGACATACAAAGCCATCCTTACCACGGTTTCGTTTCTGCTGGAAATAACAAGTTATATAAATCAGGAGCAGGCTGTGGGACTTGTTATGAG gtGAAATGCAGATATAACAAAGCTTGTTCACAACGGGCAATTAAAGTAACAATTACAGATGAATGTCCCGGTTCATGCAACGACGATGGCATTCACTTCGACTTAAGTGGAAAAGCCTTTGGAGCTTTGGCATATTCTGGCCAAGAAGACAACTTGAGAAATGCAGGAAAGATCATGGTTCAATATAGGAG GGTAAAATGCAATtacaaatcaaatataaaatttagaatcGACTCCGGATCAAATCCTTACTATCTAGCCTTTGTGGTGGGGAATTTGAATGGATATGGTGATGTTGCTCGTGTTGAGTTGAAACCTTCAAACTCGGATTGGGTGCCAATGCAGAGATCTTGGGGAGTTACGTGGAAAGCTGATTTGAAGGATTCACAAAAAGGTCCTTTCTCAATAAGGATTATTGGATCAATAAACAGAGCTTCAGTTATAGCATATAATGTCATTCCTTATAATTGGAAGGCTggacaatattattattccaGTGTTAATTTTTGA
- the LOC125210114 gene encoding expansin-B6-like — MGSRKGSFGVNYDYSFKALLIGDSAVGKSSLLLSFISNCHQFPHELSPTIDGGACGLGYDIENDPYYGFISAGNNNLFKSGAGCGACYEVKCVYNNACSKKAIRVTITDECPGSCNDDDIHFDLSGKAFGALAYPGQEYNLRNAGRISLQYRRVKCNYKSNVKFKIVPGSNPYYLAFVVEALNGYGDIASVELQPSNSNWVSMQRSFGATWKADLKYAQKGPFSVRITGPESRASITAYNVIPYDWKIGQFYYSNVNF, encoded by the exons ATGGGTTCAAGAAAGGGTAGCTTTGGGGTCAACTATGATTACTCTTTTAAGGCTCTGTTGATTGGGGATTCTGCTGTAGGAAAGAGCAGTCTTTTGCTCAGTTTCATCTCCAACTGCCATCAGTTTCCTCATGAGCTCTCTCCTACTATTG ATGGGGGAGCTTGTGGCTTGGGATATGATATAGAAAATGATCCCTATTATGGTTTCATTTCTGCTGGAAATAACAACTTATTTAAATCCGGAGCTGGCTGCGGAGCTTGTTATGAG GTGAAGTGCGTGTATAACAATGCTTGTTCAAAAAAGGCAATTAGAGTAACAATTACAGACGAGTGTCCCGGTTCATGCAATGACGATGACATTCACTTCGATTTAAGTGGAAAAGCTTTTGGGGCTTTGGCATATCCTGGCCAAGAATACAACTTGAGGAATGCCGGCAGGATCAGTCTTCAGTATAGAAG GGTAAAATGCAACTACAAGTCAAAcgtaaaattcaaaattgttcCAGGGTCAAATCCTTACTATCTAGCCTTTGTGGTGGAGGCTTTGAATGGATATGGTGATATTGCTAGTGTTGAACTGCAACCTTCAAACTCAAATTGGGTGTCAATGCAAAGATCTTTCGGAGCCACATGGAAAGCTGATTTGAAATATGCACAAAAAGGTCCTTTTTCTGTAAGAATCACTGGACCTGAAAGCAGAGCATCGATTACCGCATACAACGTCATCCCTTACGATTGGAAAATTGGACAATTCTATTACTCCAATGTTAATTTTTGA
- the LOC125216233 gene encoding putative expansin-B2, producing the protein MLTNLFSILVTLLILNYTCFCIESVNVTTENDSFYNGVATWYGPPDGAGSDGGACGLGYDIENDPYYGFVSAGNNNLYQSGAGCGACYEVKCLYNNECSKNAIKVTITDECPGSCNDDGIHFDLSGKAFGALAYSGQEYNLRNAGKISIQYRRVNCNYNSNVKFKIVAGSNQYYLAFVVEALNGYGDIAHIELQPSTSDWVSMQRSWGVTWKADLKDWQKGPFSVRITGPESSASIIAYNVIPYDWKIGQFYYSNVNF; encoded by the exons ATGTTGACTAatcttttctctattttagTTACTTTGTTAATCTTGAATTACACATGCTTTTGCATAGAATCAGTAAATGTTACTACAGAAAATGACTCCTTCTACAACGGTGTTGCCACGTGGTATGGCCCTCCCGACGGAGCCGGAAGTG ATGGGGGAGCTTGTGGCTTGGGATATGATATAGAAAATGATCCCTACTATGGTTTTGTTTCTGCGGGAAATAACAACTTATATCAATCCGGAGCCGGCTGTGGAGCTTGTTATGAG GTGAAGTGCTTATATAACAATGAATGTtcaaaaaatgcaattaaagTAACAATTACAGACGAGTGTCCCGGTTCATGCAATGACGATGGCATTCACTTTGATTTAAGTGGAAAAGCTTTCGGAGCTTTGGCATATTCTGGCCAAGAATACAACTTGAGGAATGCCGGCAAGATCAGTATTCAGTATAGAAG GGTAAATTGCAATTACAATTCAAAcgtaaaattcaaaattgttgcGGGCTCAAATCAATACTATCTAGCCTTTGTGGTGGAGGCTTTGAATGGATATGGTGATATTGCTCACATTGAACTGCAACCTTCAACCTCAGATTGGGTGTCAATGCAAAGATCTTGGGGAGTCACGTGGAAAGCTGATTTGAAAGATTGGCAAAAAGGTCCTTTCTCTGTAAGGATCACTGGACCTGAAAGCAGTGCATCGATTATTGCATACAATGTCATTCCTTATGATTGGAAAATTGGACAATTCTATTACTCCAATGTTAACTTTTGA
- the LOC125210111 gene encoding expansin-B6-like: MQVVFFQECSLFLSLAILGFLPSFVIDLLFGEITSRGNLFGSLAKSSARFDFTVESAKLEAISLCSCEDLFPIGDSLKSRLVEDLGLARVPIRVCNLIELNNVKAKGPFHNGAATWYGPPDGAGSDGGACGFGPDVNHAPYYGYISAGNNNLFKSGAGCGTCYEVKCIDNPACSKKAIKVTITDECAGCHDAAMHFDLSGRAFGALANPGQENNLRNAGKISLQYRRVKCNYKSNIKFKIDPGSNPYYLAFVVENLNGYGEISRIDLQPSNSDWVPMQRSWGVTWKSDLRNAQKGPFSVRITGPGNNESITAYNAIANDWQTGKFYFSESNL, from the exons ATGCAAGTTGTCTTTTTCCAGGAGTG ctctctctttctctctctggCGATTCTAGGGTTTCTTCCTTCCTTCGTCATTGATCTTCTCTTCGGTGAAATCACTAGCAGAGGCAACCTCTTCGGTTCCCTTGCAAAGTCCAGTGCTAGGTTTGACTTCACTGTCGAATCTGCTAAGCTGGAGGCAATTTCATTGTGTTCTTGTGAGGATCT ATTTCCTATTGGTGATAGCTTGAAGTCCAGATTGGTTGAAGATCTTGGATTAGCTAGGGTTCCAATTAGGGTTTGCAATCT catagaattaaataatgttaaaGCAAAGGGTCCCTTCCACAACGGTGCTGCCACGTGGTATGGCCCGCCCGACGGAGCCGGAAGTG ATGGGGGAGCTTGTGGCTTTGGACCTGATGTAAACCATGCTCCCTACTATGGTTACATTTCTGCTGGAAATAACAACTTATTTAAATCCGGAGCTGGCTGCGGAACTTGTTATGAG GTGAAGTGCATAGATAACCCTGCTTGTTCAAAAAAGGCAATTAAAGTAACAATTACAGACGAGTGTGCCGGTTGCCATGACGCTGCCATGCACTTCGATTTAAGTGGAAGAGCTTTTGGAGCTTTGGCAAATCCTGGCCAAGAAAACAACTTGAGGAATGCCGGCAAGATCAGTCTTCAGTATAGAAG GGTAAAATGCAACTacaaatcaaacataaaattcaaaattgatccGGGGTCAAATCCTTACTATCTAGCCTTTGTGGTGGAGAATTTGAATGGATATGGTGAAATTTCTCGTATTGATCTGCAACCTTCAAACTCGGATTGGGTGCCAATGCAAAGATCTTGGGGAGTTACATGGAAATCCGATTTGAGAAATGCACAAAAAGGTCCTTTCTCAGTTAGGATCACTGGACCGGGAAACAATGAATCGATTACCGCATACAACGCCATTGCTAATGACTGGCAAACTGGAAAATTCTATTTCTCCGAGAGTAATCTTTGa
- the LOC125210110 gene encoding expansin-B4-like yields MSISNNYSRFTSILLLILFVSNDLCLCIPSKLLNATLNEDGFSPAVATWYGSPTGAGSGGACGLENDVNDAPYYGMISAGNGNLFRSGAGCGTCFLVKCTNNPACSGSPIHVTITDECPGLCNNDNIHFDLSGKAFGYLAKTGHEDELRNAGRIDIQYTSVQCYYDFKIAVKIDSGSNPYYLAMAVENVNGDGEIDRIDITAQGWKSWAPMQRNWGETWKFDVPSGTTGPFSIRFTDRSSRSVVAYNVIPSNWVPGKKYYSNTNFP; encoded by the exons ATGTCCATTTCTAACAACTATAGTCGTTTCACTAGTAtcttattattgattttgtttgtcTCAAATGATTTATGCCTTTGCATTCCTTCGAAATTATTGAATGCTACACTCAATGAAGATGGTTTCTCACCGGCGGTGGCGACTTGGTACGGCAGCCCCACTGGAGCAGGAAGtg gTGGAGCTTGTGGTTTGGAAAATGATGTGAATGATGCTCCTTACTATGGCATGATTTCAGCCGGAAATGGCAATTTATTCCGATCCGGTGCTGGTTGTGGGACTTGTTTTCTg GTGAAATGCACAAATAATCCAGCTTGTTCAGGATCTCCAATTCATGTGACAATTACAGACGAATGCCCTGGCCTTTGTAATAATGACAATATTCACTTTGACTTAAGTGGAAAAGCTTTTGGTTATTTAGCAAAAACTGGCCATGAAGATGAGTTGAGAAACGCAGGAAGGATCGACATTCAATATACTAG TGTGCAATGCTATTACGATTTTAAAATAGCAGTGAAGATTGACTCGGGGTCTAACCCTTACTACTTAGCCATGGCTGTGGAGAATGTGAATGGGGATGGTGAGATCGATCGAATCGACATAACGGCTCAAGGATGGAAATCATGGGCACCTATGCAACGTAATTGGGGCGAGACCTGGAAATTTGATGTGCCATCCGGAACCACTGGACCATTTTCAATTAGGTTTACCGATCGCAGTTCAAGATCAGTTGTGGCTTATAACGTCATACCAAGCAATTGGGTTccaggaaaaaaatattattcaaatacTAATTTCCCTTGA
- the LOC125210832 gene encoding protein BTR1-like: MAMEGDKAAYVEVSTEVQQNQSSPRKSSPPPPDSEEKTTHVRFLLSNAEAGSVIGKGGSTINDIQSQSGARIQLSRNYEYFPGTSDRVVMVSGRVDDILKALDLIMSKLLDEFYVEDGGQVDPESKIRLVVPNSSCGGIIGKGGAIIRSLIEDSRASIKISPQDNFYPGLHDRLVTVGGAPEEQMRAIDLILQKLVEDQHYLQSANAPFPYAAVAYNGMNYGPNGAGGKYQNNRLPNKTQEDRSSSVTIGIPDEHIGIVVGRGGRNIMELSQLSGARIKISERGDFMSGTSDRKVTITGSQRAIHMAESMISRKVASVTEQ; encoded by the exons ATAGCGAAGAGAAGACCACTCATGTTAGGTTCCTTTTATCAAACGCTGAAGCTGGTTCTGTAATTGGAAAAGGTGGTTCAACAATCAATGATATTCAGTCACAATCTGGAGCACGCATCCAGTTGTCGCGCAACTATGAGTACTTTCCTGGCACATCTGATAGGGTTGTCATGGTATCTGGAAGAGTTGACGACATATTAAAAGCACTTGATCTCATTATGTCTAAACTACTGGATGAG TTTTATGTGGAAGATGGTGGCCAGGTTGATCCTGAGTCCAAAATTAGACTGGTTGTGCCCAATAGCTCTTGTGGTGGAATAATTGGAAAAGGTGGAGCCATTATAAG GTCACTGATTGAAGACTCCAGAGCTAGCATTAAAATATCTCCCCAGGACAACTTTTACCCTGGCTTGCATGATAGATTAGTGACTGTGGGTGGTGCCCCAGAAGAACAAATGCGAGCTATTGATCTTATCCTACAGAAATTGGTAGAGGATCAACATTACCTGCAGTCTGCCAATGCTCCATTTCCATATGCTG CGGTGGCATATAATGGGATGAACTATGGACCAAATGGTGCTGGAGGGAAGTATCAGAATAATAGGCTTCCGAACAAG ACTCAGGAGGACAGAAGCAGTTCCGTAACTATTGGCATTCCAGACGAACACATCGGAATTGTCGTTGGCCGTGGTGGAAGGAATATTATGGAGTTGAGCCAG CTTAGTGGAGCCAGGATAAAGATATCGGAGAGAGGCGATTTCATGTCCGGGACATCTGATAG GAAAGTTACCATCACCGGGTCTCAAAGAGCTATTCACATGGCTGAGTCTATGATATCCCGGAAAGTTGCTTCTGTTACTGAGCAATAA
- the LOC125214589 gene encoding NAC domain containing protein 52-like: protein MGQEAAVVGAVAAGAPPPTSLAPGFRFHPTDEELVRYYLRRKACGKPFRFQAVIEIDVYKSEPWELADYSSLKTRDLEWYFFSPVDRKYGNGSRLNRATGKGYWKATGKDRAVRHKNLTIGMKKTLVFHSGRAPDGKRTNWVMHEYRLCDSELERDGVIQDAYVLCRIFQKSGLGPPNGDRYAPFVEEEWDEDAVVVVPGGDTEDDVANGDEARVECPDLDQETPPLTMAPPQADNPTGTQSLQFMCKRERSEDPELLSLSQSKRGKPDEDPNSGHANGSEDSTTTSQDPCTMMMTTNFSSGLLEFPLMEPIENPPVSTLAFDSSNLEKSVPPGYLKFISNLENEILNVSMERETLKIEVMRAQAMINILQSQVELVTKENEDLRRRA from the exons ATGGGACAGGAGGCCGCGGTTGTTGGCGCAGTGGCGGCCGGAGCGCCGCCGCCGACTTCTCTGGCGCCGGGGTTCAGGTTCCACCCCACCGATGAGGAGCTCGTCAGGTACTACCTCAGGAGGAAGGCTTGCGGGAAGCCGTTTCGGTTCCAAGCTGTAATTGAGATCGATGTCTACAAATCTGAGCCCTGGGAGCTCGCTG ATTACTCGTCTCTGAAGACGAGAGATCTCGAGTGGTACTTCTTCAGCCCCGTGGACAGGAAGTACGGGAATGGGTCTCGCCTGAACCGTGCCACAGGTAAAGGCTACTGGAAAGCGACTGGAAAGGATAGAGCCGTGCGCCACAAGAATCTGACCATAGGGATGAAGAAGACGTTGGTGTTCCATAGCGGGCGAGCGCCTGATGGCAAGCGGACCAATTGGGTGATGCATGAGTATAGGCTCTGCGACTCAGAGCTGGAACGGGATGGGGTCATACAG GATGCGTATGTGCTGTGTAGGATCTTCCAAAAGAGCGGCCTGGGACCCCCGAATGGGGACAGGTATGCCCCTTTTGTCGAAGAGGAATGGGACGAGGATGCAGTGGTGGTGGTGCCTGGAGGAGACACTGAAGATGATGTGGCCAATGGTGATGAAGCACGAGTCGAGTGCCCTGATCTCGATCAG GAGACTCCGCCTCTCACGATGGCTCCTCCCCAGGCGGATAACCCGACAGGGACACAATCTCTTCAGTTTATGTGCAAGAGGGAGAGATCTGAAGACCCCGAGTTGCTCTCTTTATCTCAAAGCAAAAGGGGGAAGCCCGACGAGGATCCCAACTCAGGCCACGCAAATGGATCCGAAGATTCAACCACGACCAGCCAGGATCCTTGTACAATGATGATGACGACAAATTTTTCTTCCGGACTACTGGAGTTTCCTCTAATGGAACCGATAGAAAACCCGCCCGTGAGCACGCTGGCATTCGACTCCTCCAACCTAGAGAAGTCGGTGCCTCCCGGGTACCTGAAATTTATCAGCAACTTAGAGAACGAGATCCTGAACGTCTCCATGGAGCGGGAGACGTTGAAGATTGAGGTGATGAGAGCCCAAGCAATGATCAACATTCTTCAATCGCAGGTGGAGCTAGTGACCAAGGAAAACGAGGACTTACGGAGACGTGCCTAG
- the LOC125214646 gene encoding NAC domain-containing protein 78-like, giving the protein MEIAIAGKKKSSPNMLAPGFRFHPTDEELVRYYLRRKVCGRGFRFHAISDIDIYKAEPWDLPSFSKLKTRDLEWYFFSMLDKKYGNGARTNRATEKGYWKTTGKDRAVYHRGQIVGMKKTLVYHIGRAPKGERTNWVMHEYRLTDLELERAGIHQDAFVLCRVFQKSGSGPKNGEQYGAPFVEEEWLDDDSELILKAEAGEVVDFGDDAYLDGDDLEQILGSDIPSADSPLQSNCQPADGSFVEGTAESVDDSPKLLLTAGDQYGELEHYDIPAPFDMDVRAVKHEFIGESSKSGNSDELDFLLDEPFQENPDDLPYGNVGFIEASDLSHPVEANTSHDDMLEEFFTLYDANVDNSQDFAYDSFAMLGSEDLIPGEPLFPFEEPEVGEKSTLPSGQPLNNNNGDAAPSSDTLDSSTYKSDFQYPFFNKASQMLGSIPAPPAYAAEFPSKDVMRRLNTLSQPSTSAHVTAGMFQIRNLSTDGNGVDKLLSKPANLNIILSFGYSRGEDGSARLESSISLLPGKTVAIMQSRGWFYFMFFWILVLSISYKIGGCVCAK; this is encoded by the exons ATGGAAATCGCCATCGccgggaagaagaagagctcTCCCAATATGCTCGCGCCGGGCTTCCGATTCCACCCCACGGACGAGGAATTGGTGCGCTACTATCTCCGCCGGAAAGTCTGCGGCAGAGGTTTCCGATTCCATGCCATCTCCGATATCGATATCTACAAGGCTGAGCCTTGGGATCTTCCTA GCTTCTCGAAGCTGAAGACTAGGGATCTGGAATGGTATTTCTTTAGTATGTTGGATAAGAAATATGGTAACGGAGCAAGGACGAACAGAGCCACTGAAAAAGGGTATTGGAAGACTACTGGAAAGGACAGGGCTGTCTACCACAGAGGGCAGATTGTTGGGATGAAGAAGACTCTTGTATATCACATTGGGCGTGCTCCAAAGGGAGAGAGAACCAACTGGGTTATGCATGAGTATAGACTCACTGACTTGGAGCTGGAGAGAGCTGGGATTCATCAG GATGCATTTGTGCTCTGTCGTGTCTTCCAGAAGAGTGGATCCGGGCCAAAGAACGGTGAACAATACGGGGCACCATTTGTGGAAGAGGAATGGCTGGATGATGACTCGGAATTGATTCTAAAAGCAGAGGCTGGAGAGGTGGTTGACTTTGGGGATGATGCTTATTTGGATGGTGATGATCTTGAGCAG ATCCTTGGATCAGATATTCCATCTGCCGATTCCCCTCTTCAATCGAATTGTCAGCCTGCAGATGGCAGCTTTGTTGAGGGAACTGCAGAGTCCGTAGATGATAGCCCAAAGCTCTTATTGACCGCTGGTGATCAGTATGGTGAACTCGAGCATTATGATATACCTGCTCCATTTGACATGGATGTAAGAGCTGTCAAACATGAATTCATTGGCGAATCCAGCAAATCGGGGAATTCTGATGAGTTGGATTTCTTACTTGATGAACCATTCCAAGAGAATCCTGATGACCTGCCATATGGCAATGTGGGCTTCATTGAAGCTAGTGATCTATCACATCCCGTTGAAGCTAATACTTCTCATGACGACATGCTTGAGGAGTTCTTTACATTATATGATGCCAATGTTGACAATTCACAAGACTTTGCATATGATTCCTTTGCTATGCTGGGAAGCGAGGACCTTATTCCTGGCGAGCCATTGTTTCCTTTTGAG GAACCCGAAGTTGGAGAGAAATCTACTTTACCCAGCGGACAACCTctcaacaacaacaatggCGACGCTGCACCATCATCTGATACGCTTGACTCCTCGACGTACAAATCAG ATTTCCAATATCCATTCTTTAACAAGGCCAGCCAGATGCTGGGAAGCATCCCTGCTCCACCAGCCTATGCTGCCGAGTTTCCTTCAAAAGATGTCATGCGTCGTCTCAATACTTTATCGCAGCCTTCTACATCAGCTCATGTCACTGCCGGCATGTTCCAGATAAGAAACCTGTCAACGGATGGCAATGGAGTAGACAAGTTACTAAGCAAGCCTGCAAACCTCAACATCATACTCTCATTTGGATATTCACGAGGGGAGGATGGTTCCGCCCGTCTGGAGTCGAGCATAAGCCTGCTTCCCGGGAAGACAGTGGCGATTATGCAATCCAGGGGCTGGTTCTACTTCATGTTCTTTTGGATCCTAGTGCTCTCCATCAGCTACAAGATTGGGGGCTGTGTATGTGCAAAGTAA
- the LOC125210112 gene encoding putative expansin-B14, protein MPSKLLNATLYGGGFSPAVATWYGSPTGSGSGGACGLGNDVIYAPYNGMIAAGNGNLFRSGGGCGTCFMVKCTNNPACSGFPIHVTITDECPGLCNNDRIHFDLSGKAFGYLAKAGREEELRKAGRIDIQYTSVQCHYNSKIAVKIDSGSNRYYVAMSVENVNGDGEINRIDILAQGWKSWASMQRKWGETWKFDVPSGATGPFSIKFTDLAVAYNLIPRNWAPGQKYYSNTNFP, encoded by the exons ATGCCTTCGAAATTATTGAATGCTACACTCTACGGAGGTGGTTTCTCACCGGCGGTGGCGACTTGGTACGGCAGCCCCACCGGATCAGGAAGTg gtGGAGCTTGTGGTTTGGGCAATGATGTGATATATGCTCCTTACAACGGCATGATTGCTGCCGGAAATGGGAATTTATTCCGATCAGGAGGTGGTTGTGGGACTTGTTTTATg GTGAAATGCACAAATAATCCAGCTTGTTCGGGATTTCCAATTCATGTGACAATTACAGACGAATGCCCTGGCCTTTGCAATAATGACCGTATTCACTTTGACTTAAGTGGAAAAGCTTTTGGTTATTTAGCAAAAGCTGGGCGTGAAGAAGAGCTGAGAAAAGCAGGAAGGATTGATATTCAATATACTAG TGTGCAATGCCATTACAACTCTAAAATAGCAGTGAAGATTGACTCGGGATCTAACCGTTACTACGTAGCCATGTCTGTCGAGAATGTGAACGGAGATGGTGAGATCAATCGAATTGACATATTGGCTCAAGGATGGAAATCGTGGGCATCTATGCAACGTAAATGGGGCGAGACTTGGAAATTTGATGTGCCATCTGGAGCCACTGGACCTTTTTCAATTAAGTTTACCGATC TAGCTGTGGCTTATAACCTCATACCAAGAAATTGGGCTCCAggacaaaaatattattcaaatacCAATTTCCCTTGA